One genomic window of Fusarium keratoplasticum isolate Fu6.1 chromosome 3, whole genome shotgun sequence includes the following:
- a CDS encoding DJ-1 protein-PfpI domain-containing protein — protein sequence MAQSPKKYGVVLYEGFQLIDVCGPIDVLNVLTTHVEGVSLSVISESLKPTSTFPKTWPDKMGMPPFTTSQLITPTHTFETAQQLDVLIIPGGMGCFDPDPNNVGQPNPSVVNPIVKFIQKQYPGLKYLVTVCTGSGITSLSGLLDGKKATTFKGAWKVIPAWRPQVEWVPSARWVVDGNIWTSSGVCSGIDLMFGFVKEVYGEKIAQDIAVWMEYQRHEDPTIDPFGIEG from the coding sequence ATGGCACAATCGCCCAAAAAATACGGAGTTGTCCTCTATGAGGGCTTCCAACTCATCGATGTCTGTGGCCCAATCGACGTTCTCAATGTCCTCACCACCCACGTCGAGGGTGTTTCCCTGTCAGTCATCTCTGAGAGCCTGAAACCTACGTCAACCTTCCCCAAGACCTGGCCGGACAAGATGGGAATGCCCCCATTCACCACTTCCCAGCTTATAACACCTACCCACACTTTTGAGACGGCTCAACAGCTTGACGTTCTCATCATCCCCGGCGGTATGGGGTGCTTTGATCCGGACCCCAACAATGTCGGGCAGCCCAACCCGTCAGTCGTGAATCCAATCGTCAAGTTCATCCAAAAGCAGTACCCTGGACTGAAGTACCTTGTGACCGTGTGCACAGGGTCTGGAATCACCTCGCTGTCCGGGCTTTTGGATGGCAAGAAAGCCACGACGTTCAAAGGAGCCTGGAAGGTGATTCCTGCTTGGCGCCCCCAAGTCGAATGGGTTCCAAGCGCTCGATGGGTAGTCGATGGAAACATATGGACGTCTTCGGGGGTGTGCTCGGGAATTGATCTCATGTTTGGGTTTGTTAAGGAGGTCTATGGAGAAAAGATTGCGCAGGACATTGCTGTTTGGATGGAGTACCAGAGACATGAGGATCCAACCATTGATCCTTTTGGCATTGAGGGATAA
- a CDS encoding HET domain-containing protein — MRLISAKKFTKDGKIRFKEFYRNIPSYAILSHTWEDGEEVTFEDCKSPIAKDKKGYKKIQNTCRLAIGDGIEYVWIDTCCIDKSSSAELTEAINSMYQWYQQAKVCYAYLSDLQDGNLKDCRWFSRGWTLQELIAPKTIQFFDRSWKNAGDKMSLLKQLSTVTNIDAGILSHKVPLSSACVAKRFSWAAKRKTTRDEDLAYCLLGIFNINMPMLYGEGRKAFTRLQEEIIRTTNDLSIFAWTWRGSWDGRPYLSFLAEGPEDFTWCSNLTLRTDPLVNEYEMAITNKGIHMQGPHWVSEYKDGAIRYSLSLQCTNKDEQNRPILIPMRKAGPNIFMRAAKSGRMDLSLGITSSYPIKSKSFTLLTRLPPEQLTSGSLVSIFRHVAVAVEFPSDVPRLGVHGIPQKHWDVEDSFFFSPDSTVRRWGCVRPSGMSGEMLVCFWHKSNNEWEFQGTILNSSEEGMDGLMQDLFVFAEALDYPAEVVEGVLRRHGVKLGQKSILVWHGGKKFRVYFQVERVNDRRICFGPHFKVKVSRVPLD, encoded by the coding sequence ATGAGGTTGATTTCTGCCAAGAAGTTCACAAAAGATGGCAAAATTCGGTTCAAAGAGTTCTACCGCAACATTCCTTCCTACGCAATCCTCTCGCACACCTGGGAAGATGGCGAAGAGGTCACCTTTGAGGACTGCAAGTCCCCGATCGCCAAGGATAAGAAAGGCTACAAGAAGATTCAAAACACATGTAGACTTGCGATAGGCGATGGCATCGAATATGTATGGATCGATACATGCTGCATCGACAAGTCGAGCAGCGCCGAGCTGACCGAGGCGATAAACTCGATGTACCAGTGGTACCAGCAAGCCAAGGTTTGCTACGCCTATCTGTCAGATTTGCAAGATGGGAACCTGAAAGACTGTCGGTGGTTCAGTCGCGGTTGGACCTTGCAAGAGCTCATTGCGCCCAAAACCATCCAGTTCTTTGATCGATCTTGGAAGAATGCTGGCGACAAGATGAGCCTCCTCAAGCAACTCTCGACAGTAACCAACATCGACGCCGGCATATTGAGTCACAAAGTTCCGCTTTCTTCGGCATGCGTTGCAAAGCGGTTCTCTTGGGCTGCTAAGAGGAAGACTACCCGGGATGAAGACCTGGCCTATTGTCTCCTGGGaatcttcaacatcaacatgcCTATGCTCTATGGGGAGGGGCGCAAGGCGTTTACACGACTGCAAGAGGAGATTATCAGGACCACCAACGATTTGAGCATCTTTGCTTGGACTTGGCGCGGTAGCTGGGATGGACGCCCTTATCTCAGTTTCCTTGCTGAGGGACCGGAGGACTTTACTTGGTGTTCGAACCTTACACTGAGAACAGACCCATTGGTCAATGAATACGAAatggccatcaccaacaagggAATTCATATGCAAGGACCTCACTGGGTCTCGGAGTACAAGGATGGCGCTATCCGCTATTCCCTTTCACTCCAATGCACTAACAAGGATGAGCAAAACCGACCTATCCTCATCCCCATGCGCAAGGCTGGACCAAACATTTTTATGAGAGCGGCCAAGTCGGGAAGAATGGACCTGAGCCTCGGAATCACCAGTTCTTATCCAATCAAATCCAAGTCTTTTACTCTGCTCACAAGGTTACCACCCGAGCAGCTGACCTCTGGAAGCTTGGTCTCCATCTTCCGCCACGTTGCTGTCGCCGTCGAGTTTCCATCTGACGTCCCGAGACTGGGCGTGCATGGAATACCGCAGAAGCATTGGGATGTAGAAgactccttcttcttcagtcCCGACAGCACGGTGCGACGTTGGGGCTGCGTCAGGCCTTCGGGGATGAGCGGCGAAATGCTCGTGTGCTTTTGGCACAAGTCGAACAACGAGTGGGAATTCCAAGGAACCATCCTCAACTCGTCCGAGGAGGGCATGGATGGGCTTATGCAAGATCTGTTTGTTTTCGCCGAAGCTCTTGACTATCCAGCTGAAGTTGTGGAAGGGGTGCTTAGACGCCATGGAGTCAAGCTGGGCCAAAAGTCGATCCTGGTTTGGCATGGTGGGAAGAAGTTCCGGGTTTATTTCCAAGTCGAGCGTGTCAATGACCGAAGAATTTGTTTTGGGCCTCACTTCAAAGTCAAGGTATCGAGGGTGCCGCTAGACTAG